In Ancalomicrobiaceae bacterium S20, the following proteins share a genomic window:
- the ettA gene encoding energy-dependent translational throttle protein EttA, translating to MASYEYIYYMHGLSKAYPGGKKVLDNIHLQFFPDAKIGVLGVNGSGKSTLLKIMAGLDKEFTGEAWVAKGATVGYLQQEPPLDPSLDVVGNVMLGVAPKKALVDQYNEISMKLAEDYSDELMEEMTKLQDQIDAQGLWDLDSKVEMAMDALRCPAPDADVTKLSGGERRRVALCQLLLSEPNLLLLDEPTNHLDAESVAWLEKHLRAYPGAVLIVTHDRYFLDNVTSWILELDRGRGIPYEGNYSSWLGQKQKRLEQEGREDEARQRTLAREQEWISASPKARQAKSKARIQRYEDLVRQAEEKVAQSAQIIIPVAERLGQNVIDFEGLSKSFGDRLLIDDLTFKLPPGGIVGVIGPNGAGKTTLFRMITGQETPDAGTITVGESVRLGYVDQSRDALDPNKTVWEEISGGNDVIYLGKREMHSRAYCGAFNFKGGDQQKKVGMLSGGERNRVHLAKMLKSGANVLLLDEPTNDLDVETLRALEEALEDFAGCAVIISHDRWFLDRIATHMLAFEGDSHVEWFEGNFQDYEADKKRRLGPDAVEPHRIKYKPLTR from the coding sequence ATGGCGTCCTACGAGTACATCTATTACATGCATGGCCTGTCGAAGGCCTATCCGGGTGGGAAGAAGGTTCTCGACAACATCCACCTGCAGTTCTTCCCCGACGCCAAGATCGGCGTGCTCGGCGTCAACGGTTCGGGCAAGTCGACGCTCTTGAAGATCATGGCCGGGCTCGACAAGGAGTTCACCGGCGAAGCCTGGGTCGCCAAGGGCGCGACCGTCGGCTACCTGCAGCAGGAGCCGCCGCTCGATCCCTCGCTCGACGTGGTCGGCAACGTCATGCTCGGCGTCGCGCCGAAGAAGGCGCTGGTAGACCAGTACAATGAGATCTCGATGAAGCTCGCGGAGGATTATTCCGACGAGCTCATGGAGGAGATGACCAAGCTCCAGGACCAGATCGACGCCCAGGGCCTGTGGGATCTCGACAGCAAGGTCGAGATGGCCATGGACGCGCTGCGCTGCCCGGCGCCGGATGCCGACGTCACCAAGCTCTCGGGCGGCGAGCGCCGCCGCGTGGCGCTCTGCCAGCTGCTGCTCTCCGAGCCGAACCTGCTGCTGCTCGACGAGCCCACCAACCATCTCGACGCGGAATCGGTGGCGTGGCTCGAAAAGCACCTGCGCGCCTATCCGGGCGCCGTGCTGATCGTTACCCACGATCGCTACTTCCTCGACAATGTCACCAGCTGGATCCTCGAGCTCGATCGCGGCCGCGGCATTCCCTACGAGGGCAACTACTCGTCCTGGCTCGGCCAGAAGCAGAAGCGGCTCGAGCAGGAGGGCCGCGAGGACGAGGCGCGCCAGCGCACGCTCGCCCGCGAGCAGGAATGGATCTCCGCTTCGCCCAAGGCGCGTCAGGCCAAGTCGAAGGCGCGTATCCAGCGCTACGAGGATCTGGTCCGGCAGGCCGAGGAGAAGGTCGCCCAGTCGGCGCAGATCATCATTCCGGTCGCCGAGCGGCTCGGGCAGAACGTCATCGACTTCGAGGGCCTGTCGAAGTCGTTCGGCGATCGCCTGCTGATCGACGACCTGACCTTCAAGCTGCCGCCGGGCGGCATCGTCGGCGTGATCGGTCCGAACGGCGCCGGCAAGACCACGCTGTTCCGCATGATCACCGGCCAGGAAACGCCCGACGCCGGCACGATCACGGTCGGCGAGAGCGTCCGGCTCGGCTATGTCGACCAGTCGCGCGACGCGCTCGATCCGAACAAGACCGTCTGGGAGGAGATCTCCGGCGGCAACGACGTGATCTATCTCGGCAAGCGCGAGATGCACTCGCGCGCCTATTGCGGCGCCTTCAACTTCAAGGGCGGCGACCAGCAGAAGAAGGTCGGCATGCTCTCGGGTGGTGAGCGCAACCGCGTGCACCTCGCCAAGATGCTGAAGTCCGGCGCCAACGTGCTGCTGCTCGACGAACCGACCAACGATCTCGACGTCGAGACGCTGCGTGCGCTCGAAGAGGCGCTGGAGGATTTCGCCGGCTGCGCCGTCATCATCTCGCACGATCGCTGGTTCCTCGACCGCATCGCGACCCACATGCTCGCCTTCGAGGGCGACAGCCACGTCGAGTGGTTCGAGGGCAACTTCCAGGACTACGAGGCCGACAAGAAGCGTCGCCTCGGCCCGGACGCCGTCGAACCGCACCGGATCAAGTACAAGCCGCTGACGCGGTGA
- a CDS encoding pentapeptide repeat-containing protein, whose protein sequence is MAVRRFAVVAVMLVSLAAATAARAQSMLDQVDLTSPAFTQSEMSRDEIAAAIAAAPDGGIVDLSGRSLNGLDLAGLDLRRLKLQSARLNRARLVGADLSGVVLDQAWLLNADLSDAKLVGASLFGTQLIGARLDRADLSGARIAADATRASARGARFDAADMSADMRNQSMGLMRGVFISAALDGASFRGANLSRSVFDFASLRGADLSGAKLVAAELSGTTWAGATVAGTDFARADLNSARLGGMVDRDRALNLDKAVNLDRAFTD, encoded by the coding sequence GTGGCCGTTCGTCGCTTCGCCGTTGTTGCCGTCATGCTCGTGTCGCTCGCGGCCGCGACGGCCGCGCGCGCCCAGTCGATGCTGGATCAGGTCGATCTGACCTCGCCGGCCTTCACGCAGTCGGAGATGAGCCGTGACGAGATCGCCGCGGCGATCGCCGCAGCCCCGGATGGCGGGATCGTCGACCTCTCGGGCAGGAGCCTCAACGGGCTCGATCTCGCCGGTCTCGATCTGAGGCGGCTCAAGCTGCAATCGGCGCGGCTCAACCGGGCTCGACTCGTCGGCGCCGATCTCAGCGGCGTCGTGCTCGATCAGGCCTGGCTCCTCAATGCAGATCTCTCGGACGCGAAGCTCGTCGGTGCGAGCCTGTTCGGCACCCAGCTGATCGGCGCGCGGCTCGATCGCGCCGACCTGAGCGGCGCGCGGATCGCCGCCGACGCCACCCGGGCGAGCGCGCGCGGGGCGCGGTTCGACGCCGCCGACATGTCGGCCGACATGCGCAATCAGTCGATGGGCCTGATGCGGGGCGTCTTCATCAGCGCGGCGCTCGACGGCGCCTCGTTTCGCGGGGCGAACCTGTCGCGCTCGGTGTTCGATTTCGCCTCGCTGCGCGGGGCCGATCTCTCCGGAGCCAAGCTCGTGGCGGCCGAGCTGTCGGGTACGACCTGGGCCGGCGCGACCGTGGCCGGAACCGATTTCGCGCGCGCGGATCTGAACAGCGCCCGGCTCGGCGGCATGGTCGACCGCGACCGCGCGCTCAACCTCGACAAGGCGGTCAATCTCGATCGCGCCTTCACGGACTGA
- a CDS encoding patatin-like phospholipase family protein, producing MTVRPPFRLARLFAAFAFAATTLAGCASIDNTPVNQPSALPRITAANTVGGDDTLRTTIVGLAFSGGGTRAAAFSFGVLKGLRRIDLIDQVRFVSGVSGGSVTAAYFGLRGRAALDDFESRFLYRDAEEALRTQVYSVGNVMRALDGGVNDRSGLPTWLQQNLFGAATFKDFRRPGRPVVWINASDIYSKTPFIFEPLTFASICSDLDRYPIAEAVAASAAVPIVFTPVVIRNYADKCGFTLPDYLESEAKNRDASPNVRAYVNALTQYRNTSKIGFVKLLDGGLTDNWGLAGINVALGAAPEPFKPLTREDAITVEKFLFVVVDAGRTISGDWTKTLEGPNAKELLDAVTDTAVDSAVRNSFEVLRLQMKLWETRLRSWRCSLTPDEVARIRGTADGWNCNAVNIRVERVAFEDLDPDTAQRLGRIPTRFKLEPAEVKLAVDAGEQVVTKVLGGH from the coding sequence ATGACCGTCCGACCGCCGTTCCGCCTCGCCCGCCTGTTCGCCGCGTTCGCGTTCGCCGCCACGACGCTCGCCGGCTGCGCGAGCATCGACAACACGCCGGTGAACCAGCCCTCCGCGCTGCCGCGCATCACGGCGGCGAACACGGTCGGCGGCGACGACACGCTCAGGACCACCATCGTCGGCCTCGCCTTCTCCGGCGGCGGCACCCGCGCGGCCGCCTTCTCCTTCGGCGTGCTGAAGGGCCTGCGCCGCATCGACCTGATCGATCAGGTCCGCTTCGTCTCCGGCGTCTCGGGCGGCTCGGTGACCGCCGCCTATTTCGGCCTGCGCGGCCGCGCCGCGCTCGACGATTTCGAGAGCCGCTTCCTCTATCGGGACGCCGAGGAGGCGCTGCGCACGCAGGTCTACTCGGTCGGCAACGTCATGCGCGCGCTCGACGGCGGCGTGAACGACCGTTCCGGCCTGCCGACCTGGCTGCAGCAGAACCTGTTCGGCGCCGCGACCTTCAAGGACTTCCGCCGCCCGGGCCGCCCGGTCGTGTGGATCAACGCCTCCGACATCTATTCCAAGACGCCGTTCATCTTCGAGCCGCTGACCTTCGCCTCGATCTGCTCGGACCTCGATCGCTATCCGATCGCCGAGGCGGTCGCGGCCTCCGCCGCCGTGCCGATCGTGTTCACGCCCGTGGTGATCCGCAACTACGCCGACAAGTGCGGCTTCACGCTGCCGGATTACCTCGAGAGCGAAGCGAAGAACCGCGACGCCTCGCCGAACGTGCGCGCCTACGTCAATGCGCTGACCCAGTACCGCAACACCTCGAAGATCGGCTTCGTCAAGCTGCTCGACGGCGGCCTGACCGACAACTGGGGCCTCGCCGGCATCAACGTCGCGCTCGGCGCCGCGCCCGAGCCGTTCAAGCCGCTGACCCGCGAGGACGCGATCACGGTCGAGAAGTTCCTGTTCGTCGTCGTCGATGCCGGCCGCACCATCTCGGGCGACTGGACCAAGACCCTCGAGGGCCCGAACGCGAAGGAACTGCTCGACGCCGTCACCGACACGGCGGTCGACAGCGCCGTGCGCAACTCCTTCGAGGTGCTCAGGCTCCAGATGAAGCTGTGGGAGACACGGCTCCGATCCTGGCGCTGCTCGCTGACGCCCGACGAGGTCGCCCGCATCCGCGGCACCGCCGACGGCTGGAACTGCAACGCGGTCAACATCCGCGTCGAGCGCGTCGCTTTCGAGGATCTCGACCCCGACACCGCCCAGCGGCTCGGCCGCATCCCGACCCGCTTCAAGCTCGAGCCGGCCGAAGTGAAGCTCGCGGTCGATGCCGGCGAACAGGTGGTGACAAAGGTTCTCGGCGGCCACTGA
- a CDS encoding DUF2336 domain-containing protein encodes MGADRSDALTRQLALLYGLAAQDCTDGDRKTFDIVFTRLVDEATTDARVFLADRLAEETKPLKLSTLKLARDTHIDVARPLLSKSTVLSDVDLVEIARQRGVEHMRAIAERPVLSVRVTDHLVLRGDDHVRRKVVENRGAQMSDKSFTRLSLQSREDPEVEALLTERPDLPALVAKFLVEYGSDEAKAKLLPRLEAEAARLGQPSPQSAQAASETWLKPYDFDAAAEAVPALMAATDDPEDLLDKLASADKFPEMVLAFSAVSGLPVDIVKFALVSLDTAWFATAARALSMKPKTVLKMLDAGPWRYRLDARARQATMRAFQAADPSEAAAVLGKQLDDAMAAVA; translated from the coding sequence TTGGGAGCCGATCGCAGCGACGCGCTCACACGACAGCTCGCGCTTCTCTACGGTCTTGCCGCGCAGGATTGCACGGACGGCGACCGCAAGACCTTCGACATCGTGTTCACCCGTCTCGTCGACGAGGCGACCACCGATGCGCGCGTGTTCCTGGCCGACCGGCTCGCCGAGGAGACCAAACCGCTCAAGCTCTCGACGTTGAAGCTCGCGCGCGACACGCATATCGACGTGGCGCGGCCGCTCCTGTCCAAGTCGACCGTGCTTTCGGACGTCGACCTCGTCGAGATCGCGCGCCAGCGTGGCGTCGAGCATATGCGCGCCATCGCCGAACGCCCGGTGCTGTCGGTGCGCGTCACTGATCATCTGGTCCTGCGCGGCGACGACCATGTCCGGCGCAAGGTGGTCGAGAACCGCGGCGCGCAGATGTCGGACAAGAGCTTCACCCGGCTGTCGCTGCAGTCCCGCGAAGACCCGGAAGTCGAGGCGCTGCTGACCGAGCGGCCGGACCTGCCGGCTCTGGTCGCCAAGTTCCTGGTCGAATACGGCTCAGACGAAGCCAAGGCCAAGCTGCTGCCGCGGCTCGAAGCGGAGGCCGCGCGCCTCGGCCAGCCGAGCCCGCAGTCGGCGCAGGCCGCTTCCGAGACCTGGTTGAAGCCCTATGATTTCGATGCCGCCGCCGAGGCGGTTCCGGCGCTGATGGCGGCGACCGACGATCCCGAGGACCTGCTCGACAAGCTCGCCTCGGCCGACAAGTTCCCCGAGATGGTGCTCGCCTTCTCGGCGGTGTCCGGCCTGCCGGTCGATATCGTCAAGTTCGCGCTGGTGTCGCTCGATACCGCCTGGTTCGCCACCGCCGCGCGTGCCTTGTCGATGAAGCCGAAGACCGTGCTGAAGATGCTCGACGCCGGTCCGTGGCGCTACCGGCTCGACGCGCGGGCGCGGCAGGCGACCATGCGCGCGTTCCAGGCCGCCGATCCGAGCGAGGCCGCCGCGGTGCTCGGCAAGCAGCTCGACGATGCCATGGCTGCGGTCGCCTGA
- a CDS encoding phenylalanine--tRNA ligase beta subunit-related protein: MKLDIRELAAAFPDFRVAVLVAEDLAIPAERPDALDRLIAEREAAARVHWGGTELSQIPGVAAWRAAYKAFGIKKTSYRSSVERIMKNALAERPLPRINGFVDAYNAVSLTHVFPAGADDLDKVVGDIAFRYSREGDSFVDMAGEGGEGEGDTPAGPVEDPPKPGEVVFADATHVLCRRWNWRQDARTLVSPATRRAVLTIQSNGAGDLDAAVADAADLIGRVCGGRISVAFADAGAGLIDLPG; the protein is encoded by the coding sequence ATGAAACTCGACATCCGCGAACTCGCCGCCGCCTTCCCCGACTTCCGCGTCGCCGTGCTTGTCGCCGAGGATCTCGCGATCCCGGCCGAGCGTCCGGACGCGCTCGACCGGCTGATCGCCGAGCGCGAGGCGGCGGCGCGGGTGCACTGGGGCGGCACGGAACTGTCGCAGATCCCCGGCGTCGCGGCCTGGCGGGCGGCCTACAAGGCCTTCGGCATCAAGAAGACCAGCTATCGCTCGTCGGTCGAGCGGATCATGAAGAACGCGCTCGCCGAACGGCCGCTGCCGCGCATCAACGGCTTTGTCGACGCCTATAACGCCGTGTCGCTGACCCATGTGTTCCCGGCCGGGGCCGACGATCTCGACAAGGTCGTCGGCGACATCGCGTTCCGCTATTCCCGCGAGGGCGACAGTTTCGTCGACATGGCGGGCGAGGGCGGCGAAGGCGAAGGGGATACGCCGGCCGGGCCGGTCGAGGATCCGCCGAAGCCGGGCGAGGTCGTGTTCGCCGATGCGACCCACGTGCTCTGCCGGCGTTGGAACTGGCGGCAGGACGCACGCACGCTGGTCTCGCCGGCGACCCGCCGCGCCGTGCTCACCATCCAGTCGAACGGCGCCGGCGATCTCGATGCCGCGGTCGCGGACGCCGCCGATCTGATCGGGCGGGTCTGCGGCGGCCGGATCTCGGTCGCCTTCGCCGATGCGGGGGCCGGGCTGATCGACCTGCCGGGTTGA
- a CDS encoding glutathione S-transferase family protein, with protein sequence MHRVQILGTPRSTYVRVCCIVAIEKGIDYELVPVPLHAPVVERLHPFGKVPVLRHGDLVIVESRAIVGYLDRVFPGPKLIPEDPVAAARVEQWVSLVNTTIDPVLIRRYALGYVMPGTPDGTPDRARIDASLPEVERHLGILADAVAENGHLVGDGFTYADANLVPMLQSLTKLPESGAIIARSGALTAFLAKHAARPSVAAMTNPPTA encoded by the coding sequence ATGCACCGGGTCCAGATCCTCGGCACCCCGCGATCGACCTATGTGCGGGTCTGCTGCATCGTCGCGATCGAGAAGGGGATCGACTACGAACTGGTTCCGGTGCCGCTGCATGCGCCGGTGGTCGAGCGGCTGCACCCGTTCGGCAAAGTGCCGGTGCTGCGCCATGGCGATCTGGTGATCGTCGAGTCCCGCGCCATCGTCGGCTATCTCGATCGCGTGTTTCCGGGACCGAAGCTGATCCCGGAGGATCCGGTCGCCGCCGCCCGCGTCGAGCAATGGGTCAGTCTGGTCAACACCACGATCGACCCGGTGCTGATCCGTCGCTACGCGCTCGGCTATGTGATGCCGGGCACCCCGGACGGCACGCCCGACCGCGCCCGCATCGATGCCAGCCTGCCGGAGGTCGAGCGGCATCTCGGCATTCTCGCCGACGCGGTCGCCGAGAACGGCCATCTGGTCGGCGACGGCTTCACCTATGCCGACGCCAACCTCGTTCCGATGCTGCAATCGCTGACGAAGTTGCCGGAGTCCGGCGCGATCATCGCCCGCTCCGGCGCATTGACCGCCTTCCTCGCCAAGCACGCCGCGCGCCCGAGCGTCGCGGCGATGACCAATCCGCCGACAGCCTGA
- a CDS encoding metalloregulator ArsR/SmtB family transcription factor produces MSYLSPVAAPDPEERLSADALVEVLRAAAEPTRFRILALLERGDLTVKDLTEILGQSQPRISRHLKLLAEAGLIERFPEGSWVYYRLADSVPAVTLTTVFRSLVDGRDIGLARDRERLDLVKRAHAERAAAYFARNAHAWDAIRSLQVEEAAVERAILEAVGTMPFDAYLDLGTGTGRLIELMDGRFARALGIDLSHDMLAIARTHLDKAGIGGVQIRQGDIYALPLARDSFDVVTMHQVLHYLDDPGKALREAARVLRPGGRLVVVDFAPHGLEVLRDEHAHRRLGFSHQDVSKFMEQAGLEVVSIRDLPSPDPDKLTVTLWLARDPRLAIAGRRIAQETVA; encoded by the coding sequence ATGAGCTATCTGTCGCCCGTCGCCGCCCCCGATCCCGAAGAGCGCCTCAGCGCCGATGCGCTGGTCGAGGTGCTGCGCGCCGCCGCCGAACCGACGCGGTTCCGCATCCTCGCGCTGCTCGAGCGCGGCGACCTGACCGTGAAGGACCTGACCGAGATCCTCGGCCAGAGCCAGCCGCGCATCTCGCGTCACCTGAAGCTCCTGGCCGAGGCCGGGCTGATCGAACGTTTCCCGGAAGGGTCGTGGGTCTACTATCGCCTGGCCGACAGCGTGCCGGCGGTGACGCTGACCACCGTGTTCCGCTCGCTGGTCGACGGCCGCGACATCGGGCTCGCCCGCGACCGCGAGCGGCTCGACCTCGTCAAGCGCGCCCACGCCGAGCGCGCGGCGGCCTATTTCGCGCGCAACGCCCACGCCTGGGACGCGATCCGGTCGCTGCAGGTCGAGGAGGCGGCGGTCGAGCGGGCGATCCTCGAGGCGGTCGGCACCATGCCGTTCGACGCCTATCTCGATCTCGGCACCGGCACCGGCCGGCTGATCGAGCTCATGGACGGCCGCTTCGCCCGCGCGCTCGGCATCGATCTCAGCCACGACATGCTGGCGATCGCCCGCACGCATCTCGACAAGGCCGGCATCGGCGGCGTGCAGATCCGACAGGGCGACATCTATGCCCTGCCGCTCGCGCGCGACAGCTTCGACGTCGTGACCATGCACCAGGTGCTGCATTACCTCGACGATCCGGGCAAGGCACTGCGCGAGGCCGCGCGGGTGCTGCGGCCGGGCGGGCGGCTCGTCGTCGTCGACTTCGCCCCGCACGGGCTCGAGGTGCTGCGCGACGAGCATGCGCACCGGCGCCTCGGTTTTTCGCATCAGGATGTCTCGAAGTTCATGGAGCAGGCCGGTCTCGAGGTCGTCTCGATCCGCGACCTGCCGTCGCCCGACCCCGACAAGCTCACCGTCACGCTCTGGCTCGCGCGCGATCCGCGCCTTGCGATCGCCGGACGCCGCATCGCCCAGGAGACCGTCGCATGA
- the metF gene encoding methylenetetrahydrofolate reductase [NAD(P)H] encodes MIAKAADFSSSRLGVSFEFFPPKTEKMEETLWACIERLAPLDPTFVSVTYGAGGSTRERTHTTVARLIGETNLKPAAHLTCVDATREQVDEVARGYWDVGVRHVVALRGDPAAGVGVRYQPSEGGYASTPDLIRGLKEIGDFEITVSAYPEKHPESPDIAADIQLLKRKVEAGATRAITQFFFDNDGFDRYVDRVRAAGIEIPIVPGLVPVLNFEQTARFAAKTGATVPRWLADRFAGLEDDPQTRQLVAAAIAAEQAFDLLDRGYRDFHFYTMNRADLVYAICHLMGVRPRKDAVVEAAA; translated from the coding sequence ATGATCGCCAAGGCCGCCGATTTCTCGAGTTCCCGGCTCGGCGTCTCGTTCGAGTTCTTCCCGCCGAAGACGGAGAAGATGGAGGAGACGCTGTGGGCCTGCATCGAGCGGCTGGCGCCGCTCGATCCGACCTTCGTCTCCGTCACCTACGGCGCGGGTGGTTCGACGCGCGAGCGCACGCACACGACGGTCGCCCGGCTCATCGGCGAGACCAACCTGAAGCCGGCCGCGCACCTGACCTGCGTCGACGCGACCCGCGAGCAGGTCGACGAGGTCGCGCGCGGTTATTGGGACGTCGGTGTCCGTCATGTCGTCGCCTTGCGCGGCGATCCGGCGGCCGGCGTCGGCGTGCGCTATCAGCCGAGCGAGGGCGGTTACGCCTCGACGCCGGACCTGATCCGTGGCCTCAAGGAGATCGGCGACTTCGAGATCACCGTCTCGGCCTATCCCGAGAAGCATCCGGAAAGCCCGGACATCGCCGCCGACATCCAGCTCCTGAAGCGCAAGGTCGAGGCGGGCGCGACGCGGGCGATCACCCAGTTCTTCTTCGACAACGACGGGTTCGACCGCTACGTCGACCGCGTCCGCGCCGCCGGTATCGAGATCCCGATCGTGCCCGGCCTGGTGCCCGTCCTGAACTTCGAGCAGACCGCGCGCTTCGCCGCCAAGACCGGTGCGACCGTGCCGCGCTGGCTCGCCGATCGCTTCGCCGGGCTCGAGGACGATCCGCAGACCCGCCAGCTCGTCGCCGCGGCCATCGCGGCCGAGCAGGCGTTCGATCTCCTGGATCGCGGCTACCGCGACTTCCACTTCTACACGATGAACCGCGCCGACCTCGTCTACGCTATCTGCCACCTGATGGGCGTTCGTCCGCGCAAGGACGCGGTCGTGGAGGCGGCGGCTTAA